One window from the genome of Nitrospinota bacterium encodes:
- a CDS encoding septum formation initiator family protein produces the protein MARYHQILLLTFSFFALLVLVAVFHDEGILQVFKLQDQMAEMNQSNKTLHENNLKIRKEIEGLKFNSLAIEKIAREKLNWVKPGETVYQIVRNTALPQKNN, from the coding sequence ATGGCGCGTTATCATCAAATTCTATTGCTGACCTTCTCATTTTTTGCGTTGTTGGTGTTGGTTGCCGTATTTCATGATGAAGGCATTTTACAGGTATTTAAGTTGCAGGATCAAATGGCGGAAATGAATCAAAGCAACAAGACGCTGCACGAAAACAACCTTAAAATCCGCAAAGAAATAGAAGGCTTGAAGTTTAACTCTCTGGCGATTGAAAAGATCGCTCGTGAGAAATTAAACTGGGTCAAACCAGGAGAGACCGTTTATCAAATTGTACGTAATACCGCCCTCCCTCAAAAAAATAACTGA
- a CDS encoding integration host factor subunit alpha, with amino-acid sequence MTKQDIINQVSSRADLSRSKAEEAVETVIELIKESLGHGEPVILRRFGTFQVRAKTSRVGRNPKTGEEAEITARKVVRFKSGKHFKQAVNDEDE; translated from the coding sequence ATGACCAAGCAAGATATTATTAATCAGGTTTCTTCCAGGGCAGATTTGTCCAGATCTAAAGCAGAAGAGGCTGTTGAAACTGTAATCGAATTGATCAAAGAATCTCTTGGTCATGGTGAGCCTGTGATTTTGCGCCGATTTGGAACGTTCCAGGTCAGAGCTAAAACCAGCCGCGTTGGGCGAAATCCAAAAACCGGTGAAGAAGCAGAAATTACCGCACGAAAAGTGGTTCGCTTTAAATCAGGAAAGCATTTTAAACAAGCTGTTAACGACGAAGACGAATAA
- the hemL gene encoding glutamate-1-semialdehyde 2,1-aminomutase: protein MNRSKSEELFSRAQSVMPGGVNSPVRAFKAVGGHPLFIKKGQGARITDVDGSEFIDYVSSWGPLIFGHAHPEIVEAIRHQAGLGTSFGAPTKLEIILAEKVVQAVPSMDVVRMVNSGTEAVMSAIRLARGITGRDKILKFEGCYHGHADSMLVKAGSGLMSLGIPECPGIVADLAKNTLTLPYNDSSSVDNLFAEQGDEIACIIVEPIAGNMGVVPPQPGFLQTLRDVTRRSGTLLIFDEVISGFRVGLGGAQELYDILPDLTCLGKIIGGGLPVGAYGGTKEIMDQVSPTGSIYQAGTLSGNPLAMAAGIKMLELLSAPGVYEDLEAKSEKLCAGFKDNVQKLGIHARFTRVGAMFSMFFTSEEIVDFHSVKTCDTEFFKRYFNAMLDAGIYIAPSQFESGFMSAVHTQDDINQTIEANFVALKKARG from the coding sequence TTGAATCGATCCAAATCTGAAGAATTATTTTCGCGCGCCCAGAGTGTAATGCCAGGAGGCGTCAACAGCCCGGTTCGTGCGTTTAAAGCGGTCGGGGGGCATCCCCTGTTCATTAAAAAAGGCCAAGGCGCCCGAATAACAGATGTCGATGGCAGTGAGTTCATCGACTATGTTTCATCCTGGGGGCCCTTGATTTTTGGCCACGCCCATCCTGAAATTGTGGAAGCGATCCGCCATCAGGCGGGGTTGGGAACCAGTTTTGGCGCACCGACAAAGCTGGAAATCATCTTGGCTGAAAAGGTCGTGCAGGCGGTTCCTTCCATGGATGTGGTGCGTATGGTGAATTCCGGTACGGAAGCCGTGATGAGCGCCATTCGCCTGGCCCGTGGGATCACCGGGCGAGACAAAATTCTGAAATTTGAAGGCTGTTATCACGGTCATGCCGACAGTATGTTGGTCAAAGCCGGCTCCGGCCTGATGTCTCTGGGAATTCCAGAATGTCCGGGTATTGTGGCTGATCTCGCCAAAAATACTTTGACCCTTCCCTATAATGATTCCTCCAGTGTGGACAATCTGTTTGCCGAACAGGGCGATGAAATCGCCTGCATCATTGTTGAGCCGATTGCCGGCAATATGGGAGTGGTTCCCCCGCAACCGGGGTTTCTGCAAACCCTCCGCGATGTGACCCGTCGTTCTGGCACCCTGTTGATTTTTGATGAAGTGATTTCCGGGTTCAGGGTGGGCCTGGGAGGGGCTCAGGAGCTTTACGATATCCTGCCGGACCTCACTTGTCTGGGGAAAATTATAGGCGGTGGATTGCCTGTGGGAGCCTATGGTGGAACCAAAGAGATCATGGATCAGGTTTCCCCAACGGGTTCCATCTACCAGGCGGGAACGCTTTCGGGCAATCCTCTGGCCATGGCCGCAGGCATTAAAATGCTGGAGCTTCTGTCCGCTCCAGGGGTTTATGAGGATCTCGAAGCAAAATCTGAAAAGTTGTGCGCCGGGTTCAAGGATAATGTTCAGAAACTGGGGATTCATGCCCGTTTCACCCGCGTGGGGGCCATGTTTTCCATGTTTTTTACCAGCGAAGAAATTGTTGATTTCCATTCCGTAAAAACATGTGACACTGAATTTTTCAAACGCTACTTTAACGCCATGCTGGATGCGGGGATTTACATTGCTCCTTCACAGTTTGAATCCGGATTTATGTCCGCCGTACACACACAAGATGATATAAATCAAACAATTGAAGCTAATTTTGTTGCTTTGAAAAAGGCCAGGGGATAG
- the leuB gene encoding 3-isopropylmalate dehydrogenase has translation MKEKYKIALLPGDGIGPEVVREAVKILKILESRLDLTIEMDSVPVGGAGYEATGHPLPEESLAAAKNSDAVLLGAVGGPKWEKLDFSLRPERALLGLRSSLKLYANLRPAKIFPALVEASTLKREVVEGLDILVVRELTGGIYFGEPRGIQTLADGTREGRNTLVYNEMEIERIARIAFEVAQKRNKKVMSVDKANVLEATGLWREVVTEIHKDYADVELQHMYVDNCAMQLVRNPKQFDVIVTTNMFGDILSDEASMLTGSIGMLPSASVGGDTGMYEPIHGSAPDIAGQGKANPLATILSVGMMFKYSFNQEEPDQWIERAVESVLNQGYRTADIMSQGMKEVGTSEMGDLVVKEMESNGF, from the coding sequence ATGAAGGAAAAATACAAAATTGCTCTTTTACCGGGGGATGGTATCGGCCCGGAAGTCGTGCGGGAAGCGGTAAAAATTTTAAAAATTCTGGAGTCCAGGCTGGATTTAACAATTGAGATGGACTCTGTTCCTGTAGGCGGCGCAGGATACGAGGCTACCGGTCACCCATTGCCAGAAGAGTCCTTAGCAGCCGCTAAAAATTCAGATGCGGTTCTGCTTGGCGCGGTGGGGGGACCCAAATGGGAAAAACTGGACTTTTCCCTGCGTCCGGAAAGAGCCTTGCTGGGACTGCGATCTTCTCTGAAACTTTATGCCAATCTGCGTCCTGCAAAAATATTTCCAGCCCTGGTCGAGGCTTCCACCTTGAAGCGGGAAGTCGTGGAAGGGCTGGATATTCTCGTGGTGCGGGAATTGACCGGAGGCATTTACTTTGGCGAGCCACGGGGCATCCAAACCCTGGCCGATGGCACCCGCGAAGGAAGGAATACCCTGGTTTACAACGAAATGGAAATCGAGCGCATCGCCCGCATCGCCTTTGAAGTGGCGCAAAAAAGAAATAAGAAGGTCATGTCCGTGGATAAAGCCAATGTCCTGGAAGCCACCGGATTGTGGCGTGAAGTCGTCACCGAGATCCATAAGGATTATGCGGATGTCGAGCTACAGCATATGTACGTGGATAATTGCGCCATGCAGCTGGTTCGCAATCCCAAACAGTTTGATGTCATCGTCACCACCAACATGTTTGGAGATATTTTGAGCGACGAAGCCTCTATGCTGACAGGTTCTATAGGAATGCTGCCTTCCGCCAGCGTGGGTGGAGACACCGGGATGTATGAGCCCATTCATGGCAGTGCCCCGGATATTGCAGGGCAGGGCAAAGCCAATCCACTGGCCACGATTCTTTCTGTCGGGATGATGTTTAAATATTCCTTCAATCAGGAGGAACCCGATCAATGGATAGAAAGAGCCGTTGAATCGGTTTTGAACCAGGGATACCGGACGGCGGATATCATGTCCCAGGGAATGAAGGAAGTGGGGACTTCGGAAATGGGTGACCTTGTGGTCAAGGAAATGGAGAGCAATGGCTTTTAA
- the queA gene encoding tRNA preQ1(34) S-adenosylmethionine ribosyltransferase-isomerase QueA encodes MKLTDFDFELPEELIAQRPALRRDQSRLMVVSRQTGTVIHDVFKNICKYLPHHPLMVFNDTRVIPAKVSGFKKNTGKQVEIILIREQEPDVWDALVKGLGKMKPGAEFILCGGALTAIFKGRNDNRGMFKLNYKGDLRSLLNKSARMPLPPYIRREPHDNEETREMDGERYQTVYAANEGAVAAPTAGLHFTPELMAEIGAGKADLAFLTLHVGIGTFLPIRVQDVRDHQMEKERFILSRETWNQVTGARKKGQKVLAVGTTATRVLESLTFDAPTQKEVSGETDIFIYPGVKFKMVDQLLTNFHLPKSTLFLLVCAFAGTDLMRKAYQEAISKQYRFFSYGDAMLIL; translated from the coding sequence ATGAAGTTAACCGATTTCGATTTTGAATTGCCCGAAGAACTGATCGCCCAGCGACCGGCGTTGCGACGAGACCAGTCCAGGCTGATGGTTGTGAGCCGACAAACGGGCACAGTTATTCACGATGTCTTTAAAAATATATGCAAATACCTGCCCCATCATCCTCTCATGGTATTCAATGATACAAGGGTCATTCCAGCAAAAGTATCCGGGTTCAAAAAGAATACTGGCAAGCAAGTAGAAATTATCCTGATCCGTGAGCAGGAACCTGACGTCTGGGATGCCCTGGTAAAGGGGCTGGGAAAAATGAAACCAGGCGCAGAATTTATCCTTTGCGGAGGAGCCCTCACCGCTATTTTTAAGGGTCGGAATGACAACCGAGGAATGTTCAAATTAAACTATAAGGGAGATCTTCGGTCTCTGTTAAACAAATCAGCAAGAATGCCCCTCCCCCCTTATATCCGCCGGGAACCCCATGATAACGAAGAAACCCGTGAAATGGATGGAGAGCGCTACCAAACCGTTTACGCTGCCAATGAAGGGGCTGTTGCGGCTCCTACGGCGGGATTGCATTTCACCCCTGAGTTGATGGCAGAAATAGGCGCAGGAAAAGCCGATCTGGCATTTTTAACCCTTCATGTCGGAATCGGGACTTTTTTACCCATTCGCGTTCAGGATGTGCGCGATCATCAAATGGAGAAGGAACGTTTTATACTCTCAAGAGAGACATGGAATCAAGTCACTGGAGCCAGGAAAAAGGGGCAAAAGGTGCTGGCGGTGGGAACGACGGCAACTCGCGTGCTGGAGTCGCTAACCTTTGATGCTCCCACTCAAAAAGAAGTCTCGGGAGAGACTGATATATTTATCTATCCGGGAGTAAAGTTCAAGATGGTAGACCAGTTATTAACCAATTTTCACTTGCCCAAGTCAACACTCTTCCTACTGGTCTGTGCATTTGCAGGTACAGACCTGATGCGCAAAGCCTATCAAGAAGCCATCAGCAAACAATATCGGTTTTTCAGCTATGGTGATGCCATGCTGATTCTTTAA
- the eno gene encoding phosphopyruvate hydratase, translating into MSDISGVFARQIIDSRGNPTIEVEVVLEDGTMARAAVPSGASTGSREAVELRDGDPKKYLGKGVLKAVQNVNSKIAPDLVGIEVTEQVLIDNLMIEKDGTKNKEKLGANAILGVSLAVAKAAAQELDLPLFQYLGGTNAKQLPVPMMNVINGGEHADNNVDIQEFMIVPVGANSFSHALRMGVEIFHHLKAVLKKHKFSTAVGDEGGFAPNLKSNEQAIEVILEAVKAAGYKEGKDILLALDIAASELYKNKKYVLAAEKKSKLSSDEMIDYIAQLVNKYPIISVEDGLAENDWSGWKRLTEQLGQTTQIVGDDVFVTNTEILAKGIKDKVGNSILIKVNQIGTLTETLDAVEMAKQAGYTAVISHRSGETEDTTIADIAVAVNAGQIKTGSLCRSDRIAKYNQLLRIEEILGETAQYKGKSVFYNLNL; encoded by the coding sequence ATGAGTGATATTTCCGGTGTATTTGCAAGACAAATTATCGACTCGAGAGGAAATCCGACCATTGAAGTTGAAGTGGTTCTGGAAGATGGCACCATGGCCCGTGCGGCGGTTCCCTCGGGGGCGTCCACCGGGTCCCGCGAGGCTGTAGAATTGCGCGATGGGGACCCCAAAAAATACCTTGGTAAAGGTGTGTTGAAAGCGGTTCAAAACGTTAATAGTAAAATCGCTCCCGATTTGGTTGGAATTGAAGTCACCGAACAGGTTTTGATCGACAATCTGATGATCGAAAAGGACGGCACTAAAAATAAGGAAAAGCTGGGAGCCAATGCTATTTTGGGAGTCTCCCTGGCGGTTGCTAAAGCGGCTGCCCAGGAGCTGGATCTGCCTTTATTTCAGTATCTTGGTGGTACCAACGCCAAGCAATTGCCCGTCCCCATGATGAACGTGATAAACGGCGGCGAGCATGCAGACAATAATGTTGATATTCAGGAGTTCATGATCGTTCCTGTTGGTGCGAACTCATTTTCCCATGCCTTGCGCATGGGGGTGGAAATTTTTCACCATTTAAAAGCAGTATTAAAGAAGCACAAATTCAGTACCGCTGTTGGGGATGAAGGGGGATTTGCCCCGAATCTGAAATCCAACGAGCAGGCCATTGAGGTGATTCTTGAAGCCGTAAAAGCCGCAGGGTACAAGGAAGGGAAAGATATTCTTCTTGCCCTGGATATAGCGGCCAGTGAATTGTATAAAAATAAAAAATACGTTCTTGCTGCGGAAAAGAAGTCCAAACTCAGTTCCGATGAAATGATCGACTATATCGCACAGCTTGTGAATAAATATCCGATAATCAGTGTTGAAGACGGGCTTGCCGAAAATGACTGGAGTGGATGGAAACGGCTTACGGAGCAACTGGGCCAAACAACCCAGATAGTCGGCGATGATGTGTTTGTCACCAATACCGAAATTTTAGCCAAGGGAATTAAAGATAAAGTTGGCAATTCCATTCTTATCAAAGTCAACCAGATAGGGACTCTCACCGAAACTTTGGATGCTGTGGAAATGGCCAAACAGGCAGGATATACGGCGGTAATCTCCCATCGTTCGGGGGAAACGGAAGATACCACTATTGCCGATATTGCAGTGGCTGTCAACGCCGGCCAGATAAAAACCGGCTCCTTGTGCCGGTCCGATCGCATCGCAAAATATAACCAGTTGTTGCGCATAGAGGAAATATTGGGAGAAACGGCTCAATACAAAGGAAAGAGTGTTTTTTATAATCTGAATCTCTAA
- the mtnP gene encoding S-methyl-5'-thioadenosine phosphorylase — protein sequence MLGIIGGSGLYHMKELKVLEKVKVETPYGPPSDDIILGELMGVRLAFLPRHGTGHFIPPSEINFRANIFAMKKIGVERILSVSAVGSMKEELKPGHFSVPDQFIDRTTRRISTFFTQGLVGHVSLADPICPDLAKVLTDSAKKTGTEVHAGGTYICIEGPQFSTRAESNLYRSWGVDIIGMTNVTEAKLAREAGLCYATLALVTDFDCWLVEEEPVTLEAVLQIMGENVEKAQIAVKELVANLTGSPSCSCASAATHAIVTDKKLIPEKLKKDLSILFEM from the coding sequence ATGCTTGGAATTATAGGCGGGAGCGGTCTGTATCACATGAAGGAGTTGAAAGTTCTGGAAAAAGTAAAGGTGGAAACACCGTACGGCCCTCCTTCGGACGATATTATTTTGGGAGAATTGATGGGGGTGCGACTGGCATTTTTGCCCCGCCACGGGACGGGCCACTTCATTCCACCTTCTGAGATCAACTTTCGCGCCAATATTTTTGCCATGAAGAAAATCGGCGTGGAGCGCATCCTGTCTGTGAGTGCGGTCGGTAGCATGAAAGAAGAATTAAAGCCGGGTCACTTTTCGGTTCCCGATCAATTCATTGATAGGACGACCCGCCGAATCAGCACGTTTTTTACTCAAGGCCTGGTGGGACACGTGAGTCTGGCAGATCCCATTTGCCCGGACCTCGCCAAGGTATTGACCGATTCCGCAAAAAAAACCGGTACTGAAGTGCATGCAGGCGGCACTTATATTTGTATCGAGGGTCCACAATTTTCCACCCGCGCAGAATCGAATTTGTATCGGTCATGGGGCGTAGACATCATCGGTATGACCAACGTGACCGAAGCCAAACTGGCGCGCGAAGCGGGGCTCTGTTATGCCACGTTGGCTCTGGTCACCGATTTCGATTGCTGGCTGGTGGAGGAGGAGCCGGTCACCCTGGAAGCGGTCTTGCAGATCATGGGTGAGAATGTGGAAAAAGCCCAGATAGCGGTCAAGGAACTGGTGGCAAATTTGACAGGTTCTCCTTCCTGCTCGTGTGCGTCTGCGGCAACTCATGCCATTGTTACCGACAAAAAGCTGATCCCCGAGAAACTTAAAAAAGATTTATCAATTTTATTTGAGATGTGA
- a CDS encoding cytochrome c family protein, which produces MGKTLKFLSLVVLSFALIISAAGEADAKGKSKKKKVPAQPSYVGAVKCNGSCHDAYYQGWKNSPHGGTFNLLKPGVREEAKKRVKLDPQKDYTTTPLCLRCHTTGYMQAGGFKPAGTKNKKGKVVATKIDPDEPNLEQVGCEMCHSVAGGAQFRVVMKNTKGDFKKADIEKYGQRWDYANVCTRCHTHPNTPFKPEVHDKYKFNFEERKLKVHDKDKYWNEDNMDQKLEKVKDRKKEVAISEKKPLLIEDFAVKKDKLLFKSKSMPYTAKTKTYNYKE; this is translated from the coding sequence ATGGGGAAGACGTTAAAGTTTTTAAGTTTGGTTGTGCTCTCTTTTGCCTTGATAATCAGTGCGGCCGGAGAAGCGGATGCAAAAGGGAAAAGTAAAAAAAAGAAAGTCCCTGCGCAGCCATCCTATGTGGGAGCTGTCAAATGTAATGGAAGTTGCCACGACGCCTATTACCAGGGTTGGAAAAACTCTCCTCATGGTGGCACCTTTAACCTGCTGAAACCTGGAGTCCGTGAAGAAGCTAAAAAAAGGGTCAAGCTGGACCCGCAAAAGGACTATACCACCACTCCGCTATGTTTGCGATGCCACACTACCGGTTATATGCAAGCAGGGGGATTCAAGCCGGCTGGCACTAAGAATAAAAAGGGCAAAGTAGTCGCCACAAAGATAGACCCGGATGAACCAAATTTAGAACAGGTTGGCTGTGAAATGTGTCATTCGGTTGCCGGCGGAGCCCAGTTCCGGGTTGTCATGAAAAACACCAAGGGAGATTTTAAAAAGGCCGACATTGAAAAGTATGGACAGAGATGGGATTACGCCAATGTCTGTACGCGGTGTCATACCCACCCAAATACTCCCTTTAAGCCTGAAGTCCATGACAAGTATAAGTTCAACTTTGAAGAACGCAAGTTGAAGGTTCACGACAAGGACAAGTACTGGAACGAAGATAATATGGACCAAAAGCTTGAAAAAGTTAAGGATCGCAAAAAAGAGGTGGCTATATCAGAAAAGAAACCTCTCTTGATCGAAGACTTTGCTGTAAAGAAGGATAAACTTTTGTTTAAATCTAAATCCATGCCTTACACAGCAAAGACAAAAACTTACAATTATAAGGAATGA
- a CDS encoding glycosyltransferase family 2 protein, with the protein MINGKRIAVVMPAYNAEKTLLKTYQEIPKGVVDEVILTDDASQDNTVKVAEELNITTLAHSKNMGYGANQKTCYQEAVRRNCDIVIMLHPDYQYTPKLITAMASMIAEGVFDVVIGSRILGNKAMAGGMPVYKYFSNRFLTGVENFIINQKLSEYHTGYRAFSREVLTTIPLLENSDDFVFDNEMLLQTLYFDFNVGEVSCPAKYFEEASSISFRRSVKYGLEVLKTATKYFLAKRGLKSFPIFDPNGRKLTTDL; encoded by the coding sequence ATGATAAATGGAAAACGCATCGCCGTGGTCATGCCGGCGTATAACGCCGAAAAGACGCTCCTGAAAACCTATCAGGAAATTCCCAAAGGCGTGGTGGACGAAGTCATCCTCACCGACGACGCCAGCCAGGACAATACCGTTAAAGTCGCCGAGGAACTCAATATAACCACTTTGGCTCATTCTAAAAATATGGGCTATGGGGCCAACCAGAAAACCTGCTATCAGGAAGCTGTTCGCAGAAATTGCGATATCGTCATCATGTTGCACCCGGACTACCAGTACACGCCGAAACTCATAACGGCCATGGCCTCCATGATCGCTGAGGGAGTGTTCGATGTGGTGATCGGGTCCCGAATCCTCGGGAATAAGGCAATGGCGGGAGGCATGCCGGTTTACAAATATTTCTCGAACCGATTTTTAACCGGTGTTGAAAACTTTATCATCAATCAGAAATTATCTGAATACCACACCGGCTACCGGGCATTCAGCCGGGAAGTATTGACCACTATTCCTCTATTGGAAAATTCGGATGATTTCGTTTTCGACAATGAAATGCTTTTACAAACTTTATATTTCGACTTTAACGTCGGGGAAGTCTCCTGCCCCGCTAAGTATTTCGAAGAAGCCTCATCCATCAGTTTTAGAAGAAGCGTTAAATACGGTCTAGAAGTTCTTAAAACTGCGACAAAATATTTTCTTGCGAAAAGGGGATTGAAATCCTTTCCTATTTTTGACCCCAACGGGCGAAAACTGACAACTGATCTATAA
- a CDS encoding nucleotide sugar dehydrogenase, which translates to MSNGNFYKKIVCIGAGYVGGPTMTIIANKCPDYKVTIVDIAKPRIDAWNSDSLPIYEPGLKERVLKSRGKNLFFSTEVDKEIAEADIIFVSVNTPTKTFGEGAGKAADLQFVELTARRIKENSKSDKIVIEKSTLPVRNAEALEAILHSGNNSVHFEILSNPEFMAEGTAINDMENPDRVLIGSKDTPTGRVARDELMKIYSHWVPKEKLITTNLWSSELSKLVSNAFLAQRISSINSISAICEATEADVSEVAFAVGKDSRIGEKFLQAGIGFGGSCFRKDILNLVYLCEYYRLNEIADFWRQVVSINDYQVKRFVKRILRAMFNTLVGKKIAVFGFAFKPDTGDTRDTPAIYLSQQLVEEKAHLSITDPHALENAKKDLAGLNNIDYVEDPYEAAKGAHCIALMTAWEEYKTLDYKKIFDSMEKPAFLFDGRNHLDHQKLHEIGFNVFPIGKPPLQHF; encoded by the coding sequence ATGAGCAATGGTAATTTTTACAAGAAAATCGTATGCATTGGTGCGGGGTATGTAGGCGGTCCAACGATGACCATTATCGCCAATAAATGCCCGGATTATAAAGTCACGATCGTCGATATTGCCAAACCTCGAATTGATGCCTGGAACTCAGATAGTCTTCCTATTTATGAGCCTGGCTTAAAAGAACGGGTTTTAAAGTCACGAGGGAAAAATCTATTTTTTTCCACCGAAGTTGACAAGGAAATTGCCGAAGCTGATATTATTTTTGTTTCGGTCAACACCCCGACCAAAACATTTGGCGAAGGCGCGGGCAAGGCGGCAGATCTGCAATTCGTGGAACTGACTGCACGGCGCATAAAGGAAAACTCAAAGTCCGACAAAATCGTCATAGAAAAAAGCACCCTTCCTGTCCGCAACGCAGAAGCACTGGAAGCGATTTTGCACTCAGGAAACAATTCCGTGCATTTTGAGATTCTTTCCAATCCGGAATTCATGGCCGAAGGAACGGCTATCAACGACATGGAGAATCCGGATAGAGTATTGATTGGTTCAAAAGATACTCCAACGGGAAGAGTTGCAAGGGATGAGTTGATGAAAATTTATTCCCACTGGGTTCCAAAAGAAAAGTTAATCACTACCAATCTATGGAGTAGTGAACTGTCTAAATTGGTATCCAATGCGTTTCTTGCGCAACGCATATCATCCATCAATAGTATTTCCGCCATTTGTGAAGCTACAGAAGCGGATGTGAGTGAAGTGGCTTTTGCGGTGGGCAAGGACAGCCGCATCGGCGAAAAATTTCTCCAGGCTGGAATCGGATTTGGCGGTTCGTGTTTTCGGAAGGATATCCTTAACCTGGTTTATCTTTGCGAATATTATCGCTTGAATGAGATCGCCGATTTCTGGCGGCAGGTGGTATCAATCAATGATTATCAGGTCAAACGGTTTGTCAAACGAATACTCAGAGCCATGTTCAATACTTTGGTGGGCAAGAAAATCGCAGTCTTTGGATTTGCTTTCAAGCCGGATACCGGAGATACCCGTGACACCCCTGCGATTTACTTAAGCCAGCAATTAGTGGAAGAAAAGGCGCACCTCAGTATTACCGACCCGCACGCTTTGGAAAATGCAAAAAAAGATCTTGCTGGACTTAATAATATAGATTATGTGGAAGATCCTTACGAAGCGGCCAAAGGCGCTCATTGCATTGCCCTGATGACGGCATGGGAGGAGTACAAAACCCTGGATTACAAGAAAATTTTTGATTCTATGGAAAAACCAGCGTTTCTTTTTGACGGAAGAAATCATCTGGACCATCAAAAACTTCATGAAATCGGGTTCAACGTTTTTCCGATTGGAAAACCTCCACTGCAACATTTTTAA
- a CDS encoding aspartate-semialdehyde dehydrogenase, translating to MAFKKKDKYNIGVVGATGAVGRRMISILEERKFPVDRLSLLASARSAGQVLPFNGQSIEVEVLTEDSFAGLDFALFSAGASVSLQFAPSAVKAGCILVDNSSAYRMDKDVPLVVPEVNPHAIGDQPGIIANPNCSTIQMVLALYPIHARYQIKRVVVSTYQSVSGSGQKAIAELVQQTRNILDDKEIDKQVYPHQIGFNCIPQIDVFMENGYTKEEMKMVNETRKILGDDSIQVSPTTVRVPVFYSHSESVNVETEKPIRAEDVKKLLASFPGICVVDDPQKNEYPLAIDAEGKDAVFVGRLRNDISKENAINFWVVSDNLRKGAALNAIQIVELILGRP from the coding sequence ATGGCTTTTAAGAAAAAAGATAAATATAACATCGGTGTGGTGGGCGCCACCGGTGCCGTTGGGCGAAGAATGATTTCCATATTGGAGGAGAGAAAATTTCCGGTGGATCGATTATCGCTTTTGGCCTCCGCTCGGTCGGCAGGGCAGGTTTTGCCCTTTAACGGTCAATCCATCGAAGTGGAAGTGCTGACGGAAGATTCATTTGCGGGTCTGGATTTTGCCCTGTTTTCAGCCGGAGCCTCCGTCAGCCTGCAGTTCGCCCCCAGTGCGGTCAAAGCCGGTTGCATTTTGGTCGATAATAGCAGTGCGTATCGGATGGATAAGGACGTTCCTCTGGTCGTTCCAGAAGTGAACCCCCACGCCATCGGCGACCAGCCCGGAATCATCGCTAATCCCAATTGTTCAACGATTCAAATGGTCCTCGCGCTTTATCCGATTCATGCCAGATACCAGATCAAACGGGTGGTGGTCTCCACCTATCAATCGGTTTCCGGTTCGGGGCAGAAAGCCATTGCCGAACTGGTGCAACAAACCCGGAATATTTTGGATGACAAGGAAATTGACAAGCAGGTGTATCCCCATCAGATTGGTTTTAACTGTATTCCGCAAATAGATGTTTTTATGGAGAACGGTTACACAAAAGAAGAAATGAAAATGGTGAACGAAACCAGAAAGATTCTTGGGGACGATTCCATTCAGGTTTCGCCAACCACCGTTCGCGTTCCCGTTTTTTATTCACACTCGGAATCCGTGAATGTCGAAACCGAAAAACCCATCCGGGCTGAAGACGTTAAAAAATTATTGGCCAGTTTTCCAGGAATTTGTGTCGTGGATGACCCGCAAAAAAACGAGTACCCATTGGCAATTGATGCGGAAGGAAAAGACGCTGTGTTTGTGGGCCGGTTGCGTAACGATATTTCCAAAGAAAATGCGATCAACTTCTGGGTGGTATCGGATAATTTGAGAAAAGGGGCGGCCCTGAATGCGATTCAAATTGTAGAATTGATTCTTGGACGGCCGTAG